From Amphritea atlantica, a single genomic window includes:
- a CDS encoding universal stress protein: protein MDISKILVNLEHGKDNSLILEKALRLAEGSGAKVELFSCCYNASLRNSYLLDKESLIRAEHGYMHQVEAELERLTEPFEELNIEVDLDYCWQRHHAEAVVRKVLRFQPDIVLHQIEQHSRLGHYIFDQSDWQLIRECPVPLLLVKQKPWSDGGHVAAAVDPFHECDSPAVLDKTILEWARRLVQTLEGDLKVMHSFNVLPHSAIFDEHLVTDFESMQRKVRAEHVAALGTLLEPYGLTTDSPAVTLKEKETHNAILEYVDEAHIDILVVGAVARGLLDRILVGSTIERILDQLHADLMVVKSPGFVSSITE, encoded by the coding sequence GTGGATATCAGCAAAATTCTGGTTAATCTTGAGCATGGTAAAGATAACAGTCTGATCTTGGAGAAGGCATTAAGGCTGGCTGAGGGGAGCGGCGCTAAGGTTGAACTGTTCAGTTGTTGCTATAACGCATCACTCCGTAACAGCTATCTGCTGGATAAGGAGTCATTGATCAGAGCTGAGCATGGCTATATGCATCAGGTCGAGGCTGAGCTGGAGCGACTGACAGAGCCGTTTGAAGAACTCAACATTGAGGTAGATCTGGATTATTGCTGGCAGCGTCATCATGCTGAAGCCGTAGTGAGAAAGGTGTTACGTTTTCAACCCGATATTGTTCTGCATCAGATAGAGCAGCACAGTCGTCTGGGGCATTACATCTTTGATCAGAGCGACTGGCAACTCATCAGAGAGTGCCCTGTGCCGCTGCTGCTGGTTAAGCAGAAACCCTGGTCTGATGGCGGTCATGTGGCGGCTGCAGTCGACCCGTTTCATGAATGTGACAGTCCTGCGGTACTGGATAAAACCATACTGGAATGGGCGCGGCGCCTGGTTCAGACTCTGGAGGGGGATCTGAAAGTGATGCATAGCTTTAATGTGCTGCCACACTCCGCTATTTTTGATGAGCATCTGGTGACCGATTTTGAGAGTATGCAGCGTAAGGTGAGGGCAGAGCATGTGGCCGCTCTCGGGACGTTGCTGGAACCCTATGGATTGACTACTGACAGCCCCGCTGTGACTTTAAAAGAGAAAGAGACTCATAACGCTATCCTCGAATATGTGGATGAAGCGCATATTGATATTCTGGTGGTTGGCGCGGTTGCAAGGGGGTTACTGGATCGGATACTGGTGGGCAGCACTATTGAACGGATTCTGGATCAGCTGCATGCTGACCTGATGGTGGTGAAGTCGCCGGGGTTTGTCAGCTCGATTACCGAGTGA
- a CDS encoding winged helix-turn-helix transcriptional regulator — protein MTPETLAMMKINSRKAAQLMKALGNESRLLILCYLDGKELSVTELNNCLDLSQSALSQHLAVLRKDGLVSTRRESQTIYYSLSGDTATRIIHTLHEMFCPTA, from the coding sequence ATGACGCCCGAAACGCTGGCTATGATGAAAATAAATTCCAGGAAAGCGGCGCAACTGATGAAAGCACTGGGCAACGAGAGTCGCCTCCTCATCCTCTGTTATCTGGACGGTAAAGAGCTTTCGGTCACCGAACTGAACAACTGCCTCGATCTGAGTCAGTCAGCCCTGTCACAACATCTGGCGGTTTTGCGTAAAGACGGTCTGGTGAGCACCCGGCGTGAGTCACAGACGATCTATTACTCCCTCTCTGGCGATACAGCAACCCGGATAATTCACACCCTGCATGAGATGTTTTGTCCAACCGCCTGA
- a CDS encoding GGDEF domain-containing protein, producing MIPGIILMLLGLVIHSQLHDLTFIQQQLLGYLPPLLGGLAIILCISFNQGRLLLTTVNLLCLFLLIQNQLQSSLSQPANFVLFSCLSLLFPLLQLFINFIPERGLSSRWLIRHLPVIVSGYLFFWVAAQNHLLSDWFDGLPMGLIQMYSDPYLLSQWAVSLFAVTTLLGLIILWFRATLADACLVIITVTIAAMLALFSKSSISVLCSTLGLVLILFTVLFNSYSMAFIDELTGLPGRRALENTLRSAGRHYTLGMVDIDHFKKFNDTYGHDVGDQVLKMVASQMKQAARGATVFRYGGEEFTIVFKGMDEVRAIEIAEKVRTTIAAYPMRIRDKNRPENEKQGRQLRQRSGRSEDTAEVTISIGLCEKTRAHKDSQAVIKQADEALYLAKRQGRNRSVACHIAQPRTRRAATS from the coding sequence ATGATACCTGGCATCATACTCATGCTGCTCGGACTGGTTATTCATAGCCAGCTTCACGATCTGACTTTCATCCAGCAACAGCTCCTCGGCTATCTGCCACCTCTGCTTGGCGGGCTGGCCATCATTCTCTGCATCAGCTTCAATCAGGGCCGTTTACTGCTGACAACAGTCAACCTGTTGTGCCTGTTTCTGTTGATTCAGAATCAGTTACAGAGCAGTCTGAGCCAGCCCGCTAATTTTGTTTTATTCAGTTGCTTAAGCCTGCTGTTTCCGTTGTTACAGCTATTTATCAATTTCATTCCTGAACGCGGTTTAAGTAGCCGCTGGCTGATCAGGCATCTGCCTGTTATCGTCAGTGGTTATCTGTTTTTCTGGGTGGCGGCACAAAACCACCTGCTGTCTGACTGGTTCGACGGTTTGCCGATGGGGTTGATTCAGATGTATTCCGATCCCTACCTGCTCAGCCAGTGGGCAGTGTCCCTGTTTGCGGTTACCACCCTGCTGGGACTTATTATTCTCTGGTTCAGAGCCACCCTGGCTGATGCCTGCCTGGTGATCATCACTGTGACTATAGCGGCTATGCTGGCACTGTTCAGCAAGTCATCTATCTCTGTGCTCTGCAGCACCCTGGGATTGGTACTGATTTTATTTACCGTGCTGTTTAATTCATACAGTATGGCATTTATCGACGAGCTAACCGGACTGCCCGGACGCCGGGCCCTTGAAAATACACTGCGCAGTGCCGGTCGTCACTATACGCTGGGCATGGTAGATATCGACCATTTCAAGAAATTTAACGATACCTACGGCCATGATGTGGGAGATCAGGTACTAAAAATGGTTGCCAGTCAGATGAAACAGGCGGCCCGTGGCGCGACGGTATTCCGATACGGCGGAGAAGAGTTCACCATCGTCTTTAAGGGGATGGATGAAGTCAGAGCAATTGAAATCGCTGAGAAAGTACGTACCACTATTGCCGCTTATCCGATGCGAATCCGGGATAAAAACCGCCCGGAAAACGAAAAACAGGGGCGTCAGCTACGTCAACGTTCGGGTCGATCAGAGGACACCGCAGAAGTAACGATAAGCATCGGCCTGTGTGAAAAAACCCGGGCACACAAAGACAGTCAGGCGGTGATAAAGCAGGCAGATGAAGCGCTCTATCTGGCCAAACGGCAGGGACGCAATCGCTCAGTTGCCTGCCACATTGCTCAGCCCCGCACACGCCGGGCGGCCACGTCATGA
- a CDS encoding outer membrane lipoprotein-sorting protein, producing MIKQLFSTLLAGLALSGSAQLYAADLTDVNEIVKQANLAAYYQGEDGRSEARMLIQDSQGRQQQRQFTILRRDYEDGGDQQFLVAFSRPADVRDTVFLVEKHARSDDDRWLYLPGLDLVKRISAGDKRTSFVGSNYFYEDVSGRNPEEDNHQLIETTGEFYVLDNTPKDPNSVEFDHYRVWIDKVSMLPMKIEYYDVSNKLYRRVEVLATEKVQGIPTVTKSRVSDLISGASTTMEFRFIRYDLGMDSAVFTERSLRNPPRQWLKRPE from the coding sequence ATGATTAAGCAACTGTTTTCGACGCTCTTGGCGGGGCTGGCGCTCAGTGGTTCAGCGCAGCTTTATGCGGCAGATCTCACCGATGTTAATGAAATCGTGAAACAGGCCAACCTGGCTGCCTATTATCAGGGCGAAGATGGCCGTTCAGAAGCACGAATGCTGATTCAGGACTCGCAGGGACGCCAGCAACAGCGACAGTTTACTATTCTGCGCCGGGATTATGAGGATGGTGGAGATCAGCAGTTTCTGGTTGCCTTCAGCCGCCCGGCCGATGTCCGGGATACGGTTTTTCTGGTTGAGAAGCATGCCCGGAGCGATGATGATCGCTGGCTCTATCTGCCGGGTCTGGATCTGGTAAAACGGATCTCAGCGGGTGATAAACGTACCAGCTTTGTCGGCTCTAACTATTTTTATGAAGATGTCTCCGGTCGTAACCCGGAAGAGGATAATCATCAGCTGATAGAAACGACCGGCGAGTTCTATGTGTTAGACAATACGCCTAAAGATCCAAACTCGGTTGAGTTTGATCATTATCGGGTGTGGATCGACAAGGTCAGTATGTTGCCGATGAAAATTGAGTACTATGATGTAAGTAATAAGCTGTATCGCCGGGTCGAAGTACTGGCGACTGAGAAGGTACAGGGGATTCCGACGGTGACTAAATCAAGAGTCAGTGATCTGATCAGTGGTGCCAGCACCACGATGGAGTTTCGTTTTATTCGTTATGACCTGGGGATGGATAGTGCTGTATTTACTGAACGTTCCCTGCGTAACCCGCCGCGTCAGTGGCTTAAACGTCCAGAGTGA
- a CDS encoding DUF5610 domain-containing protein, whose translation MEINSINSQSATERSKPAEQTPTQRNKLAQNQAMLQASLDVSISSGNDSLALLYRTAVTELNKILETDLGPSAIQQVYDSGVDVSPEATAERIISMNSKFFSSYQEQHPEMDYETQVKTFITLISGGIAQGFTEAREILDGLQVLEGDIATNIDTTYDLVQEKLTTLMDTLLNQEQSADNGSEQQP comes from the coding sequence ATGGAGATCAATTCTATTAACAGCCAGTCGGCAACTGAGCGCAGCAAACCGGCAGAGCAAACACCGACACAACGGAATAAGCTGGCACAAAACCAGGCTATGTTACAGGCCTCTCTGGATGTCAGTATCTCCTCGGGTAACGACTCACTGGCGTTGCTCTATCGTACAGCGGTGACTGAATTAAACAAAATCCTTGAAACCGATCTTGGCCCTTCGGCTATTCAGCAGGTCTATGATTCAGGTGTGGATGTCAGTCCTGAGGCAACCGCGGAACGTATCATATCCATGAATTCGAAGTTCTTTAGCAGCTATCAGGAACAACATCCGGAGATGGATTACGAAACGCAGGTGAAAACCTTTATCACGCTTATTTCCGGAGGCATCGCCCAGGGTTTTACCGAGGCTCGCGAAATTCTCGATGGTTTACAGGTTCTCGAAGGTGATATTGCCACCAATATCGACACGACCTATGATCTGGTACAGGAGAAACTAACCACGCTGATGGATACATTGTTGAATCAGGAACAGTCAGCTGACAATGGTTCAGAGCAACAGCCTTAA
- the gorA gene encoding glutathione-disulfide reductase has product MAEFDFDLFVIGAGSGGVRAGRMAAAMGVRVGMAEDRYLGGTCVNVGCVPKKLFVYGSHFSEEFENAAGFGWTVGKSTFDWPTLRDNKTKEIERLNGIYRNMLVNSGVNLLDGRARITGPNTVEVSGTQYSAERILIATGGWPYVPEFPGSEHVISSNEVFYLDEFPKRAIVVGGGYIAVEFAGIFAGLGAETSLIYRGDLFLRGFDQEVREFTAEEVAKKNISLRFNNNIEKIDKQADGSLLAHLTDGSTLEADTIMYATGRVPNVMDLGLENVRVEQKNSGAIVVNDQFQTAEPSVYAIGDVIDRIQLTPVALAEGMALVRNLYAGKNQQVDYDLIATAVFCQPNIGTVGLSEEKSRELYENVDVYKSTFRAMKHTMSGSDEKTFMKMLVDRDTDKVLGVHMVGPDAGEIIQGIAVALKAGATKAVFDSTIGIHPTAAEEFVTMREPAS; this is encoded by the coding sequence GTGGCAGAGTTTGATTTTGATCTGTTTGTAATTGGTGCCGGTTCCGGTGGTGTTCGGGCTGGACGCATGGCCGCAGCAATGGGTGTCCGGGTCGGGATGGCTGAAGACCGCTATCTGGGCGGTACCTGTGTCAATGTCGGCTGCGTGCCAAAGAAACTTTTCGTTTACGGTTCACATTTCAGTGAAGAGTTTGAAAATGCTGCCGGATTTGGCTGGACGGTCGGTAAGTCAACCTTTGACTGGCCAACCCTGCGGGACAACAAGACAAAAGAGATTGAGCGACTCAACGGCATCTACCGCAATATGCTGGTTAATTCCGGAGTAAATCTGCTGGATGGGCGGGCGCGAATTACCGGGCCAAATACCGTTGAAGTGTCTGGTACGCAGTACAGCGCTGAACGTATCCTTATCGCGACCGGTGGCTGGCCCTATGTGCCGGAGTTCCCGGGCAGTGAGCATGTCATCAGTTCCAATGAAGTTTTTTATCTCGATGAGTTTCCCAAGCGGGCGATCGTTGTGGGTGGTGGTTATATCGCGGTTGAATTTGCCGGGATTTTTGCGGGTCTGGGGGCTGAAACCTCATTAATCTATCGTGGAGATCTGTTCCTCAGAGGCTTTGATCAGGAAGTACGTGAATTCACTGCAGAAGAGGTAGCCAAGAAAAATATCAGCCTGCGCTTTAACAACAATATTGAAAAAATAGACAAACAGGCAGATGGCTCACTGCTGGCACATCTGACGGATGGCTCAACTCTGGAGGCCGACACTATTATGTATGCCACTGGTCGGGTGCCGAATGTGATGGATCTGGGGCTGGAAAATGTCCGCGTTGAGCAGAAAAACAGTGGTGCGATTGTCGTTAATGATCAGTTCCAGACCGCCGAACCGTCAGTTTATGCCATCGGCGACGTGATCGATCGAATCCAGCTGACACCGGTTGCTCTGGCAGAAGGCATGGCGCTGGTGCGCAACCTGTACGCAGGTAAAAACCAGCAGGTGGATTACGATCTGATCGCTACGGCGGTGTTCTGTCAGCCTAATATAGGCACTGTTGGTTTATCTGAAGAAAAAAGTCGTGAACTCTATGAGAATGTCGATGTCTATAAGTCTACGTTCAGAGCAATGAAGCATACGATGAGCGGCAGTGACGAAAAAACCTTCATGAAAATGTTGGTTGATCGTGACACTGACAAGGTGCTTGGGGTGCATATGGTTGGCCCCGATGCTGGCGAAATTATTCAGGGCATAGCTGTTGCGCTGAAAGCCGGTGCCACCAAAGCGGTGTTTGATTCCACTATTGGTATCCATCCGACTGCTGCTGAAGAGTTTGTAACGATGCGTGAACCAGCAAGTTAA
- the xthA gene encoding exodeoxyribonuclease III, whose translation MKLISFNTNGLRARPHQIKALIDKHQPDVIGIQETKVHDEEFPEEMISALGYHVEYHGQKGHYGVCLISKLPPVSLEKGFPGDDEDAQKRMIIGEYDIEGVRVKILNGYFPQGENIAHEIKYPAKRKYYNDLQNYLEQQCDPNQPLVVMGDLNISPEDIDIGIGEVNRKRWLKTGKTSFQPEERQWLARLLGWGLKDTFRKIHPDTDNLFSWFDYRSRGFEAEPKRGLRIDAVLATESLYLRCTDANIDYDIRGMEKPSDHAPIWAQFS comes from the coding sequence ATGAAACTGATCTCATTCAACACCAATGGCCTGCGGGCCCGCCCCCACCAGATTAAAGCCCTGATCGATAAACATCAGCCTGATGTTATCGGAATTCAGGAAACCAAGGTTCATGATGAGGAATTTCCTGAAGAGATGATCTCCGCACTTGGCTACCATGTGGAATACCACGGACAGAAAGGCCACTACGGTGTCTGCCTGATATCCAAGCTACCGCCTGTCAGTCTTGAAAAAGGCTTCCCCGGAGACGACGAAGATGCACAGAAACGGATGATCATCGGAGAGTACGATATCGAAGGGGTACGGGTAAAAATACTCAATGGTTACTTCCCTCAGGGGGAAAACATTGCCCATGAGATTAAGTACCCCGCCAAACGCAAATACTATAACGATCTGCAGAACTATCTTGAACAGCAGTGCGACCCTAATCAGCCACTGGTCGTGATGGGTGACCTGAACATCTCTCCGGAGGATATCGATATAGGGATCGGCGAAGTGAACCGTAAGCGCTGGCTGAAAACCGGTAAAACCAGTTTCCAGCCAGAAGAGCGCCAATGGTTGGCCCGTTTATTAGGCTGGGGCTTGAAGGACACCTTCCGTAAAATTCACCCGGACACTGATAATCTGTTCAGCTGGTTTGATTATCGCAGTCGCGGTTTTGAAGCCGAACCGAAACGGGGCCTGCGTATCGATGCGGTACTGGCCACCGAATCGCTCTATCTGCGCTGTACTGATGCCAATATCGACTATGATATCCGCGGCATGGAGAAACCCTCAGATCATGCTCCGATCTGGGCCCAGTTCAGTTAA
- a CDS encoding MMPL family transporter: MLRTTLVNLSMNRPKWVFFGVLLLTVIAGLQIPSIKVDTDPENMLPADNPARVFHDHVKERFGLHDMIVVGVVNDSAGGIYNPQSLSELQQLSAAIVQMDGVVSQDLMSLDRVDNISQEGPGTIRFEWMMKQVPKDQTAINQIRTSVERLPLLNNTLVSGDGNAAGIYIPITQKSESYRISGLIQTEIGKLSGNNQYYISGLPVAEDTFGVEMFIQMAISAPLAGLMIFVLMWVFFRSFLLITAPMLVAMGAVIITMGLLIGQGYTVHIMSSMIPIFLMPIAVVDSVHILSEFADRHRPGEDPKTALKEVLGHLFTPMLYTSITSSVGFASLAFTPIPPVQIFGLHVAFGIMLAFVLTITLVPAYIISLSPQRMAQMKDHNINEDDNSFLGRLLISTGRFSIARAKGLLVLFVLIVVGSAYGVAQIQINDNPVRWFKPDHPLRVADRVMNHHFPGTYNAFLVLDKTSDLRSGLEQDLLARASGEGVELQQQLDSVNVDSFTEYTNALINLFDQLSYDDSVNETMWLDLLEITEKAQIGSKYFITPDAMKYLDELQTFLDQSEYVGKSNGLPTLLKTVYRELQGGDEDQYRLPPTAAAAAQTVLSFQGSHRPNDLWHMVTPDYRSTVLWLQLSSGDNQDMSRVLTLVDDYVAQHPLPEGVKLNWAGLTYINVVWQDEMVNGMLKSLIGAFFMVLVIMVVLFRSVKIGLLSMLPLTVTILFIYGLIGLVGKDYDMPIAVLSALTLGLSVDFAIHFLERTRAIYRQCGNWEQTVAEVYKGPSRAISRNAVVVAIGFTPLLFAPLVPYITVGFFLATIMAVSAVVTVMLLPAVMQMIKNKDSLFGVKSDMKESIHD, encoded by the coding sequence ATGCTGCGAACTACGCTGGTTAACTTATCAATGAATCGTCCGAAATGGGTGTTTTTCGGAGTATTACTACTGACGGTGATAGCCGGTTTGCAGATTCCGTCCATTAAGGTGGATACCGATCCGGAAAACATGTTACCTGCAGATAACCCTGCACGGGTGTTTCATGACCATGTGAAAGAACGTTTCGGCTTGCACGACATGATTGTTGTTGGTGTGGTGAATGATTCCGCCGGGGGGATCTACAACCCGCAGAGTCTGTCTGAACTGCAACAACTGTCAGCTGCCATCGTACAGATGGACGGTGTCGTCAGTCAGGATCTGATGTCGCTGGACCGTGTTGACAACATCAGTCAGGAGGGGCCGGGAACGATCCGTTTCGAGTGGATGATGAAACAGGTTCCCAAAGATCAGACCGCTATCAATCAGATCCGTACTTCGGTTGAGCGCTTACCATTGCTGAACAACACGCTGGTGTCCGGTGATGGTAATGCCGCGGGTATCTATATCCCGATTACGCAGAAATCTGAAAGTTACCGTATTTCCGGACTGATTCAGACTGAGATCGGCAAGCTGAGTGGTAATAATCAGTATTACATATCCGGTTTACCGGTGGCAGAAGATACTTTTGGCGTTGAGATGTTTATCCAGATGGCAATCTCAGCCCCACTGGCAGGTCTTATGATCTTTGTACTGATGTGGGTTTTCTTCCGTAGTTTTTTGCTGATCACTGCGCCGATGCTGGTTGCGATGGGCGCGGTGATTATTACCATGGGGCTGCTGATCGGTCAGGGCTATACCGTACACATTATGAGTTCCATGATTCCCATCTTCCTGATGCCGATTGCGGTGGTGGATTCGGTACATATTCTGTCGGAGTTTGCTGATCGTCATCGTCCGGGGGAAGATCCCAAAACCGCTTTAAAAGAGGTGCTGGGGCATCTGTTCACGCCTATGTTGTACACCTCAATAACGTCTTCGGTGGGTTTTGCCTCGCTGGCTTTTACCCCGATTCCACCGGTGCAGATTTTCGGTTTACATGTAGCTTTCGGTATTATGCTGGCGTTTGTGCTCACCATTACCCTGGTTCCAGCGTACATCATCAGTTTGTCACCCCAGCGGATGGCACAGATGAAAGATCACAATATTAATGAGGACGATAACTCGTTTCTGGGGCGCTTACTGATCTCCACTGGCCGTTTTTCAATCGCCCGGGCCAAAGGACTGCTGGTGTTGTTTGTTCTGATTGTTGTGGGTAGTGCTTATGGTGTGGCGCAGATCCAGATTAACGATAACCCGGTGCGCTGGTTTAAACCTGACCATCCGTTACGAGTGGCTGACCGGGTGATGAACCATCACTTCCCGGGAACCTATAACGCCTTTCTGGTGTTGGATAAGACCAGCGACCTGCGTAGCGGACTCGAACAAGACCTTCTGGCGAGAGCCTCAGGTGAGGGCGTGGAGCTGCAGCAGCAGCTCGATAGCGTTAATGTTGATAGCTTTACCGAATACACTAATGCGCTGATCAATCTGTTTGATCAGCTCAGTTATGACGACAGTGTTAATGAAACCATGTGGCTTGACCTGCTGGAGATAACCGAGAAGGCTCAGATTGGCAGCAAGTATTTCATTACCCCCGATGCAATGAAATATCTGGATGAGCTGCAAACCTTCCTCGATCAGTCGGAATATGTGGGTAAGAGTAACGGTCTGCCAACGTTACTTAAAACCGTTTACCGCGAGCTTCAGGGGGGCGATGAGGATCAGTACCGCTTACCGCCTACCGCAGCTGCGGCCGCGCAGACGGTTTTGAGCTTTCAGGGTTCACACCGCCCGAATGACCTGTGGCATATGGTGACACCGGACTACCGTTCGACGGTACTCTGGCTGCAGTTAAGCAGTGGTGATAATCAGGATATGAGCAGAGTGTTGACGCTGGTTGATGACTACGTTGCCCAGCATCCGTTACCGGAAGGGGTAAAGCTCAACTGGGCGGGTCTCACCTACATCAACGTCGTTTGGCAGGATGAGATGGTCAACGGCATGCTGAAAAGCCTGATCGGGGCGTTCTTCATGGTGCTGGTTATCATGGTGGTGCTGTTCCGCTCAGTTAAAATAGGTTTACTGTCGATGTTGCCACTGACGGTTACTATCCTGTTTATCTATGGTCTGATCGGGCTGGTGGGTAAGGATTATGATATGCCGATTGCAGTGTTGTCGGCACTGACGCTGGGTCTGTCTGTGGATTTTGCGATCCACTTCCTCGAGCGTACCCGGGCCATTTATCGTCAGTGTGGCAACTGGGAACAGACGGTCGCTGAGGTCTATAAAGGGCCGTCACGGGCGATCAGTCGCAACGCCGTCGTGGTGGCCATCGGGTTCACCCCGTTACTGTTCGCTCCGCTGGTCCCCTATATTACTGTGGGCTTCTTTCTGGCAACCATCATGGCTGTGTCAGCGGTAGTAACGGTGATGTTATTACCAGCGGTTATGCAGATGATTAAAAATAAAGATAGCTTGTTTGGCGTAAAGTCTGACATGAAGGAGAGTATCCATGATTAA
- a CDS encoding DUF2892 domain-containing protein: MTLNAALRLLAGSVILISLALGTYLNPAWYYLTGFVGLNLLQSAFTKWCPAMTVFRMLKLKEQTCDSGMSVHQGVHIIAGTAVLITVAAYMFFAAPQWVLYITAVVGASLLQSAFTGWCPAFTVASLLGFKKAA; encoded by the coding sequence ATGACTCTCAACGCTGCTCTTCGCCTGCTGGCGGGATCTGTTATTCTTATCAGCCTGGCACTGGGAACCTATCTCAATCCAGCCTGGTATTACCTCACAGGCTTTGTCGGCCTTAACCTGTTGCAATCCGCTTTCACTAAGTGGTGTCCGGCAATGACGGTCTTTCGCATGTTAAAGCTCAAAGAACAGACGTGCGACTCCGGCATGAGCGTCCATCAGGGGGTACACATTATTGCCGGAACAGCGGTTCTGATTACGGTGGCGGCCTATATGTTTTTCGCAGCGCCTCAATGGGTGCTGTATATCACAGCCGTTGTCGGCGCCAGTCTGCTGCAATCCGCCTTCACTGGATGGTGCCCGGCCTTCACTGTCGCTTCACTGCTCGGATTTAAAAAAGCGGCATAA